In Xyrauchen texanus isolate HMW12.3.18 chromosome 32, RBS_HiC_50CHRs, whole genome shotgun sequence, the following proteins share a genomic window:
- the c32h19orf25 gene encoding UPF0449 protein C19orf25 homolog: protein MQSRITMNFGSKSKKRMVLPTRPEPPTVEQIMEDVNRAYPNDPVFTVLQDSVEDLKGSSSCREVEARYLQSRRYIEVHEQLQEARSDLARQRDELHATGESLERNVTEVKTSHRGPKQAQI from the exons ATGCAGTCTAGAATTACGATGAATTTTGGTTCCAAAAGCAAGAAGCGGATGGTTCTACCGACCCGACCCGAACCGCCTACAGTGGAGCAGATCATGGAGGATGTGAACCGAGCCTATCCCAACGATCCAGTCTTCACTGTTTTGCAAGATTCTGTTGAAG ATTTGAAGGGCAGTTCCAGCTGCAGAGAAGTGGAGGCGAGATACCTGCAGAGCAGGCGCTACATAGAGGTGCATGAGCAACTCCAGGAGGCACGCAGTGATCTTGCACGGCAGAGAGACGAGCTGCATGCAACCGGAGAGTCTTTGGAAAGAAATGTGACTGAGGTGAAGACATCGCACAGGGGCCCGAAGCAAGCACAAATCTGA